One window of Colias croceus chromosome 6, ilColCroc2.1 genomic DNA carries:
- the LOC123692346 gene encoding putative uncharacterized protein DDB_G0282133 isoform X2 has translation MYIKLILVSIAIVILNDVDCKRTKSKKLSETEESTPQPSVLTYSNFGFNDVGSYDGFVPSSPDYTSFVHGTKQESSTRLYAPAFPSTLDSTGFDANYGSAADGQSPQNPGEELQASMSKYEPVSLNFFTSPSFDGNNPYNYKANPETTYDQNEGEKNSPIYGAKLSTKFRSKPFSEFKSETNKSTDGNPLNINTDAYRMQESYVSSDNKQFYGDLINNNNYPSFYKFTTTTILPPEYDHMLQSPVTASGIKFPKVIDFTNLNPYNQNGFNANGYPGTDFYSGLSNTYENINNNGNMNQIPNDVNKNTKTSPASSKYKTYFKDDQMQSEKEAMKFNYAANQEFSQNYFNNKNKLKGKFTLNNDKINKKPWDYNSKAEEVKKSKNPLRYEYSTNHSHTNFQYDYPSKRPFNSSIDEIAPASSNLDFYNYQHPDIDFGNSPLFPTFKNPLGDFDTNDFSTNYVEKVKTFDDYQNSFKNVYTTVPTVSSHWGNFLKPTEFSTYKNHIRKPQHHEENDEVVHIPKKPPTDKIYGTQYESNSYNSDWEQSYKPQPNNYKLQFDWHKDNNRYKSEEDLLGLRNHDLRHSSHPPLRPSYDESAEVGQYKKLVDKWKQSYLKSKQKDTFREYETYASETKPIHVPVPKPYPVHVPIMKPYPVTVPQVRPLFHHSRPHDERESDFDEDDEYQPRPESSKRVPNVKRPKNTRHQPRRPNRMTHQEREKKRSPARRPPPREQKRNRHPYPEHRRPPYRHHEDYDEYEPSEYVHCKRTGRC, from the exons ATGTACATCAAACTCATTCTCGTATCTATAGCGATTGTCATCCTAAACGATGTCGATTGTAAGAGaactaaaagtaaaaagttAAGTGAAACGGAGGAATCCACCCCACAACCCAGTGTGCTTACATACTCCAATTTCGGTTTCAACGACGTCGGATCGTACGACGGTTTCGTCCCGAGTTCCCCAGATTATACAAGTTTCGTCCATGGCACTAAACAAGAATCTTCGACGAGGCTGTACGCGCCGGCGTTCCCGTCTACCCTCGATTCTACCGGCTTCGATGCTAATTATGGTTCTGCAGCAGACGGACAGTCTCCACAAAACCCTGGAGAAGAGTTACAAGCAAGTATGTCTAAATATGAACCGGTCTCTTTAAATTTCTTCACGTCTCCAAGTTTTGATGGCAATAATCCATACAATTATAAAGCAAACCCAGAGACAACATATGACCAGAATGAAGGTGAGAAAAATTCACCAATTTATGGAGCAAAACTAAGCACAAAATTTAGAAGTAAACCTTTCAGTGAATTTAAATCTGAAACTAATAAATCTACAGATGGTAATCctctaaatattaatacagaTGCATATAGAATGCAAGAATCGTATGTTTCATcagataataaacaattttatggtgatctaataaataacaataactatccatctttttataaattcacaacGACCACCATATTACCTCCTGAGTATGATCATATGTTACAATCGCCAGTGACTGCTAGTGGAATTAAGTTCCCAAAAGTCATTGACTTTACGAACTTAAATCCTTACAACCAAAATGGTTTTAATGCCAATGGATATCCAGGTACAGATTTTTATTCTGGTTTAAGCAAtacttatgaaaatataaataataacgggAATATGAATCAAATTCCAAAtgatgtaaacaaaaataccAAAACATCACCTGCATCTTCGAAATACAAAACGTATTTTAAAGATGATCAAATGCAGTCTGAGAAAGAAGCAATGAAGTTTAACTATGCTGCGAATCAAGAATTTTcccaaaattattttaacaataaaaataaactcaaaggaaagtttactttaaataatgataaaataaataaaaagccttGGGATTATAATAGCAAAGCTGAGGAAGTAAAGAAATCTAAAAACCCTCTACGCTACGAATATTCAACGAATCACAGCCACACAAATTTTCAATATGATTATCCATCCAAACGGCCTTTCAACAGCAGTATTGATGAAATTGCACCCGCTAGTAGCAATTTAGATTTCTACAATTACCAACATCCTGACATTGATTTTGGAAACTCACCACTTTTTCCAACCTTTAAAAATCCTCTCGGTGACTTTGATACAAACGATTTTTCCACAAACTACGTCGAAAAGGTTAAAACGTTCGATGATTATcaaaacagttttaaaaatgtttatacaaCCGTTCCAACAGTTTCGTCACATTGgggtaattttttaaaaccgACAGAATTTAGTACATACAAGAATCACATACGTAAACCCCAGCATCATGAGGAGAATGATGAAGTCGTACATATACCAAAGAAGCCGCCGACCGATAAAATATATGGGACACAGTATGAAAGTAACTCATATAATTCTGATTGGGAGCAAAGTTACAAACCGCAAccgaataattataaactacaGTTCGATTGGCATAAGGATAACAACAGGTATAAGTCGGAAGAAGATTTATTAGGCTTACGAAATCATGATCTACGACATTCCTCACACCCACCTCTTAGACCTAGCTACGACGAATCAGCTGAAGTCGGTCAATACAAGAAGCTCGTTGATAAGTGGAAACAAAGTTATTTGAAATCGAAACAGAAAGATACTTTCCGAGAATATGAAACATATGCATCAGAGACGAAACCGATTCACGTGCCAGTTCCGAAGCCGTATCCC GTTCATGTACCCATTATGAAACCTTACCCAGTCACTGTGCCACAAGTTAGGCCTCTATTTCATCACAGCCGACCCCACGATGAACGAGAATCTGACTTTGATGAAGACGACGAATACCAACCAAGACCGGAGAGTAGTAAACGAGTTCCCAACGTTAAAAGGCCTAAAAA CACAAGGCATCAACCCAGAAGACCAAATCGTATGACACATCAAGAGCGTGAGAAAAAACGCAGCCCCGCAAGACGACCGCCTCCAAGAGAACAAAAACGCAACCGACATCCATACCCTGAGCATCGACGACCACCTTACAGACACCACGAGGATTACGATGAATACGAACCGAGCGAATACGTACATTGCAAACGTACAGGCAgatgttaa
- the LOC123692346 gene encoding uncharacterized protein LOC123692346 isoform X1, with product MYIKLILVSIAIVILNDVDCKRTKSKKLSETEESTPQPSVLTYSNFGFNDVGSYDGFVPSSPDYTSFVHGTKQESSTRLYAPAFPSTLDSTGFDANYGSAADGQSPQNPGEELQASMSKYEPVSLNFFTSPSFDGNNPYNYKANPETTYDQNEGEKNSPIYGAKLSTKFRSKPFSEFKSETNKSTDGNPLNINTDAYRMQESYVSSDNKQFYGDLINNNNYPSFYKFTTTTILPPEYDHMLQSPVTASGIKFPKVIDFTNLNPYNQNGFNANGYPGTDFYSGLSNTYENINNNGNMNQIPNDVNKNTKTSPASSKYKTYFKDDQMQSEKEAMKFNYAANQEFSQNYFNNKNKLKGKFTLNNDKINKKPWDYNSKAEEVKKSKNPLRYEYSTNHSHTNFQYDYPSKRPFNSSIDEIAPASSNLDFYNYQHPDIDFGNSPLFPTFKNPLGDFDTNDFSTNYVEKVKTFDDYQNSFKNVYTTVPTVSSHWGNFLKPTEFSTYKNHIRKPQHHEENDEVVHIPKKPPTDKIYGTQYESNSYNSDWEQSYKPQPNNYKLQFDWHKDNNRYKSEEDLLGLRNHDLRHSSHPPLRPSYDESAEVGQYKKLVDKWKQSYLKSKQKDTFREYETYASETKPIHVPVPKPYPIEIPHPVIVPVPQPYPIHVPVPKPVAVPVIRELTVPIEKPVPYPVYKKVPYPIEKPVPVPVEKQVHVPIMKPYPVTVPQVRPLFHHSRPHDERESDFDEDDEYQPRPESSKRVPNVKRPKNTRHQPRRPNRMTHQEREKKRSPARRPPPREQKRNRHPYPEHRRPPYRHHEDYDEYEPSEYVHCKRTGRC from the exons ATGTACATCAAACTCATTCTCGTATCTATAGCGATTGTCATCCTAAACGATGTCGATTGTAAGAGaactaaaagtaaaaagttAAGTGAAACGGAGGAATCCACCCCACAACCCAGTGTGCTTACATACTCCAATTTCGGTTTCAACGACGTCGGATCGTACGACGGTTTCGTCCCGAGTTCCCCAGATTATACAAGTTTCGTCCATGGCACTAAACAAGAATCTTCGACGAGGCTGTACGCGCCGGCGTTCCCGTCTACCCTCGATTCTACCGGCTTCGATGCTAATTATGGTTCTGCAGCAGACGGACAGTCTCCACAAAACCCTGGAGAAGAGTTACAAGCAAGTATGTCTAAATATGAACCGGTCTCTTTAAATTTCTTCACGTCTCCAAGTTTTGATGGCAATAATCCATACAATTATAAAGCAAACCCAGAGACAACATATGACCAGAATGAAGGTGAGAAAAATTCACCAATTTATGGAGCAAAACTAAGCACAAAATTTAGAAGTAAACCTTTCAGTGAATTTAAATCTGAAACTAATAAATCTACAGATGGTAATCctctaaatattaatacagaTGCATATAGAATGCAAGAATCGTATGTTTCATcagataataaacaattttatggtgatctaataaataacaataactatccatctttttataaattcacaacGACCACCATATTACCTCCTGAGTATGATCATATGTTACAATCGCCAGTGACTGCTAGTGGAATTAAGTTCCCAAAAGTCATTGACTTTACGAACTTAAATCCTTACAACCAAAATGGTTTTAATGCCAATGGATATCCAGGTACAGATTTTTATTCTGGTTTAAGCAAtacttatgaaaatataaataataacgggAATATGAATCAAATTCCAAAtgatgtaaacaaaaataccAAAACATCACCTGCATCTTCGAAATACAAAACGTATTTTAAAGATGATCAAATGCAGTCTGAGAAAGAAGCAATGAAGTTTAACTATGCTGCGAATCAAGAATTTTcccaaaattattttaacaataaaaataaactcaaaggaaagtttactttaaataatgataaaataaataaaaagccttGGGATTATAATAGCAAAGCTGAGGAAGTAAAGAAATCTAAAAACCCTCTACGCTACGAATATTCAACGAATCACAGCCACACAAATTTTCAATATGATTATCCATCCAAACGGCCTTTCAACAGCAGTATTGATGAAATTGCACCCGCTAGTAGCAATTTAGATTTCTACAATTACCAACATCCTGACATTGATTTTGGAAACTCACCACTTTTTCCAACCTTTAAAAATCCTCTCGGTGACTTTGATACAAACGATTTTTCCACAAACTACGTCGAAAAGGTTAAAACGTTCGATGATTATcaaaacagttttaaaaatgtttatacaaCCGTTCCAACAGTTTCGTCACATTGgggtaattttttaaaaccgACAGAATTTAGTACATACAAGAATCACATACGTAAACCCCAGCATCATGAGGAGAATGATGAAGTCGTACATATACCAAAGAAGCCGCCGACCGATAAAATATATGGGACACAGTATGAAAGTAACTCATATAATTCTGATTGGGAGCAAAGTTACAAACCGCAAccgaataattataaactacaGTTCGATTGGCATAAGGATAACAACAGGTATAAGTCGGAAGAAGATTTATTAGGCTTACGAAATCATGATCTACGACATTCCTCACACCCACCTCTTAGACCTAGCTACGACGAATCAGCTGAAGTCGGTCAATACAAGAAGCTCGTTGATAAGTGGAAACAAAGTTATTTGAAATCGAAACAGAAAGATACTTTCCGAGAATATGAAACATATGCATCAGAGACGAAACCGATTCACGTGCCAGTTCCGAAGCCGTATCCC ATAGAGATTCCTCATCCAGTGATAGTGCCGGTCCCTCAGCCTTATCCGATACACGTGCCGGTCCCGAAACCGGTCGCAGTGCCAGTTATCCGGGAATTAACCGTGCCGATTGAGAAACCAGTGCCTTATCCGGTCTACAAAAAGGTTCCATATCCAATAGAGAAGCCCGTGCCGGTACCTGTTGAAAAACAG GTTCATGTACCCATTATGAAACCTTACCCAGTCACTGTGCCACAAGTTAGGCCTCTATTTCATCACAGCCGACCCCACGATGAACGAGAATCTGACTTTGATGAAGACGACGAATACCAACCAAGACCGGAGAGTAGTAAACGAGTTCCCAACGTTAAAAGGCCTAAAAA CACAAGGCATCAACCCAGAAGACCAAATCGTATGACACATCAAGAGCGTGAGAAAAAACGCAGCCCCGCAAGACGACCGCCTCCAAGAGAACAAAAACGCAACCGACATCCATACCCTGAGCATCGACGACCACCTTACAGACACCACGAGGATTACGATGAATACGAACCGAGCGAATACGTACATTGCAAACGTACAGGCAgatgttaa